In Candidatus Sedimenticola sp. (ex Thyasira tokunagai), the following proteins share a genomic window:
- the rpoC gene encoding DNA-directed RNA polymerase subunit beta': MKDLLNMLKQQEQTEDFDSIRIGLASPDMIRSWSYGEVKKPETINYRTFKPERDGLFCAKIFGPISDYECLCGKYKRLKHRGVVCEKCGVEVTLSKVRRERMGHIELASPVAHIWFLKSLPSRIGLLLDMTLRDIERVLYFESFVVVDPGMTPLERGQLLTDEQYLEAIEENGDEFEAKMGAEAVFDLLRTIDLPREVEILREEILNTNSETKLKKLSKRVKLVESLHESGNRPEWMVMTVLPVLPPELRPLVPLDGGRFATSDLNDLYRRVINRNNRLKRLLDLNAPDIIVRNEKRMLQESVDALLDNGRRGRAITGTNKRPLKSLADMIKGKQGRFRQNLLGKRVDYSGRSVIVVGPTLKLHQCGLPKKMALELFKPFIFSKLQLRGLATTIKAAKKLVERGTGEVWDILEEVIREHPVMLNRAPTLHRLGIQAFEPVLIEGKAIQLHPLVCTAFNADFDGDQMAVHVPLSIEAQLEARSLMMSTNNILSPANGEPIIVPSQDVVLGLYFMTRERVNGKGEGMVFANVKEVHRAYESRAVELQARVKVRLTDSVIGDDGEFTERTQIWDTTVGRALFSEILPKGLTFDLINQAMGKRAISNLIDVCYRRVGLKASVVFADQVMYMGFRLATRAGVSIGMNDMTIPEEKGPILATAEREVKEIQHQYASGLVTNGERYNKVVDIWSHTNDQVAKAMMNHLGKESVIDREGNQVEQDSFNSIYMMADSGARGSAAQIRQLAGMRGLMAKPDGSIIETPITANFREGLDVLQYFISTHGARKGLADTALKTANSGYLTRRLVDVAQDMVVLEEDCGTEEGLDMHSIIEGGDVVEPLGERILGRVTSADLYKAGTDELICEAGTLIDEAWVERLEVLGVDHVKVRSPILCQARVGACANCYGRDLARGHKVNMGEAVGVIAAQSIGEPGTQLTMRTFHIGGAASRAAAVSSIEVKTPGTVKLHNIKTIQHKSGNLVAVSRSGELTLMDKDGRERERYKVPYGASIAVTDGDAVGGGQMVANWDPHTHPVITEVAGKIEFVEFIDGVSVQSKVDEVTGLASLEIIDPKQRPAAGKDMRPMVKLLDEEGKDLNIAGTDIPAHYFLPSGAVVIVGDGAMALVGDTLARIPQESSKTRDITGGLPRVADLFEARKPKEQAILAEATGTVGFGKDTKGKQRLVITDSDGVSHEDLIPKWRHVNVFEGEHVARGEVISDGEFNLHDILRLKGVISLANYLVNEIQDVYRLQGVKINDKHIEVVIRQMLRKVEITAPGDTSLLRGEQVERAHLMEVNAKMESEGKHPALWEPILLGITKASLATESFISAASFQETTRVLTEAAVRGSNDSLMGLKENVIVGRLIPAGTGSSYHNDRQHRRQGEMEMEAVEAPVEMGADEVAEAIKQALNTADS; the protein is encoded by the coding sequence CGGTCTCTTCTGCGCCAAAATTTTTGGCCCGATCAGTGATTACGAGTGCCTCTGTGGCAAGTACAAGCGACTCAAGCATCGTGGTGTGGTATGTGAGAAGTGTGGCGTTGAGGTAACCCTGTCCAAGGTGCGTCGTGAGCGCATGGGCCATATTGAACTGGCCAGCCCGGTAGCACATATATGGTTCCTCAAATCACTGCCTTCACGTATTGGCCTTTTGCTGGATATGACCCTGCGTGATATCGAGCGCGTGCTCTACTTTGAGTCATTTGTTGTGGTTGATCCCGGCATGACCCCGCTGGAGCGTGGTCAGCTGTTGACTGATGAGCAGTACCTCGAAGCGATCGAGGAGAATGGCGATGAGTTTGAAGCCAAGATGGGTGCAGAGGCGGTGTTTGATCTGCTGCGCACTATCGACTTACCGCGTGAAGTCGAAATCCTGAGAGAGGAGATTCTCAATACCAACTCTGAGACCAAGCTCAAGAAGTTGAGCAAACGGGTCAAGCTGGTGGAGTCTCTTCACGAGTCTGGTAACCGTCCGGAGTGGATGGTGATGACCGTCCTGCCGGTACTGCCTCCTGAGTTGCGCCCGCTGGTGCCACTTGATGGTGGCCGTTTCGCTACCTCCGACCTCAATGACCTCTATCGGCGTGTTATCAACCGTAACAATCGTCTGAAACGTCTGCTTGATCTGAACGCTCCCGATATTATCGTGCGCAACGAGAAGCGCATGCTGCAGGAGTCTGTTGACGCGCTGCTTGATAATGGCCGTCGTGGTCGTGCCATCACCGGCACCAACAAGCGCCCACTGAAATCCCTTGCCGACATGATCAAGGGTAAGCAGGGTCGTTTCCGTCAGAACCTGCTGGGTAAGCGTGTTGACTACTCCGGTCGTTCTGTAATTGTGGTTGGCCCAACCCTGAAACTCCATCAGTGCGGCCTGCCGAAGAAGATGGCTCTTGAGCTGTTCAAGCCGTTTATCTTCTCCAAACTACAGCTGCGCGGCCTTGCTACCACTATCAAGGCGGCAAAGAAGCTGGTTGAGCGTGGCACCGGTGAGGTGTGGGATATCCTTGAAGAGGTTATCCGCGAGCATCCTGTGATGCTTAACCGTGCGCCGACCCTTCACCGTCTCGGTATCCAGGCATTTGAGCCGGTACTGATCGAGGGTAAGGCGATTCAGCTGCATCCGCTGGTCTGTACTGCGTTCAACGCCGATTTTGACGGCGATCAGATGGCGGTGCACGTACCGCTCTCCATCGAGGCGCAGCTGGAAGCGCGCAGCCTGATGATGTCGACCAACAATATTCTTTCGCCTGCTAATGGTGAGCCTATCATCGTACCGTCCCAGGACGTGGTGCTGGGTCTCTACTTTATGACCCGTGAGCGGGTCAACGGCAAGGGCGAGGGCATGGTCTTCGCTAATGTCAAAGAGGTGCATCGGGCCTACGAGTCACGTGCGGTCGAACTGCAGGCCCGTGTCAAGGTGCGGTTGACTGACTCGGTAATAGGAGATGATGGCGAGTTTACAGAGCGTACTCAGATCTGGGATACCACTGTCGGCAGGGCGCTGTTTTCCGAGATTCTTCCTAAGGGTCTTACCTTTGACCTGATCAATCAGGCTATGGGTAAACGTGCCATCTCTAATTTGATCGATGTCTGTTATCGTCGTGTCGGCTTGAAAGCGAGTGTCGTTTTTGCCGACCAGGTGATGTACATGGGTTTCCGTCTGGCAACGCGAGCCGGTGTCTCTATCGGTATGAACGACATGACCATTCCGGAAGAGAAGGGGCCGATTTTGGCGACTGCCGAACGGGAAGTGAAAGAGATTCAACACCAGTACGCCTCGGGTCTCGTGACCAACGGTGAGCGCTACAACAAGGTGGTTGATATCTGGTCCCATACCAATGATCAGGTGGCCAAGGCGATGATGAATCACCTTGGTAAAGAGTCGGTAATCGACAGAGAAGGCAACCAGGTCGAGCAGGACTCCTTTAACTCTATCTATATGATGGCCGACTCCGGTGCGCGTGGTTCTGCTGCCCAGATACGCCAGTTGGCAGGTATGCGTGGTTTGATGGCAAAACCTGACGGCTCCATCATTGAGACGCCGATTACCGCCAACTTCCGTGAGGGTCTTGATGTACTTCAATACTTCATCTCAACTCACGGTGCTCGTAAGGGTCTTGCTGATACTGCATTGAAAACGGCAAACTCCGGTTACCTGACTCGCCGTCTGGTTGATGTTGCCCAGGATATGGTGGTGCTGGAAGAGGATTGTGGCACCGAAGAGGGTCTTGACATGCACTCCATCATTGAGGGTGGTGATGTGGTCGAGCCGTTGGGTGAGCGTATCCTCGGCCGTGTTACCTCGGCAGATCTCTACAAGGCGGGGACGGATGAGTTGATATGTGAGGCAGGTACCCTTATTGATGAGGCTTGGGTCGAACGCTTGGAGGTGCTGGGCGTTGATCATGTAAAGGTGCGATCGCCGATTCTTTGTCAAGCGCGCGTTGGTGCCTGTGCCAATTGTTACGGGCGAGACCTTGCTCGTGGTCACAAAGTAAACATGGGTGAAGCGGTAGGTGTTATCGCTGCTCAGTCGATTGGTGAGCCTGGTACCCAGTTGACCATGCGTACCTTCCATATCGGTGGTGCCGCCTCACGTGCGGCCGCTGTTAGCAGTATTGAGGTCAAGACTCCGGGTACGGTAAAGCTCCACAATATCAAAACGATTCAGCATAAGAGTGGAAACCTGGTGGCGGTCTCTCGCTCCGGTGAGCTGACATTGATGGATAAAGATGGCCGTGAGCGTGAGCGCTATAAGGTGCCTTACGGTGCCAGCATTGCGGTTACTGATGGGGATGCCGTCGGTGGTGGACAGATGGTTGCCAACTGGGACCCCCACACTCATCCGGTAATTACCGAGGTGGCGGGTAAAATTGAGTTCGTTGAGTTCATTGACGGCGTTAGTGTGCAGAGTAAGGTGGACGAGGTAACAGGCCTCGCCTCTCTTGAGATCATTGATCCAAAGCAGCGTCCGGCAGCCGGTAAGGATATGCGGCCGATGGTTAAATTGCTCGATGAGGAGGGCAAGGACCTAAATATCGCGGGGACCGATATCCCGGCTCATTACTTCCTTCCCTCAGGGGCGGTGGTTATTGTCGGCGATGGCGCTATGGCGTTGGTGGGTGACACCCTGGCGCGTATCCCCCAGGAATCTTCAAAAACTCGTGATATCACAGGTGGTCTTCCTCGTGTTGCCGACCTGTTTGAGGCGCGCAAACCGAAAGAGCAGGCTATTCTGGCAGAGGCGACGGGTACCGTTGGCTTTGGTAAGGATACCAAGGGCAAGCAGCGCCTGGTGATTACCGATTCTGATGGTGTGTCCCATGAGGATCTCATTCCCAAGTGGCGCCATGTCAATGTCTTCGAAGGTGAGCATGTGGCCCGTGGTGAGGTGATCTCCGACGGCGAGTTCAACCTCCACGATATTCTGCGCTTGAAGGGAGTGATCTCTCTGGCCAACTATCTGGTGAACGAAATACAGGATGTCTACCGTCTGCAGGGTGTGAAGATCAACGATAAGCACATCGAGGTAGTTATCCGCCAGATGCTGCGCAAGGTCGAAATCACTGCGCCAGGAGACACATCGCTGCTGCGTGGCGAGCAGGTTGAGCGCGCACATCTGATGGAGGTTAACGCCAAGATGGAGTCTGAGGGTAAGCATCCTGCGCTGTGGGAGCCTATTCTGCTTGGAATTACCAAGGCATCGCTGGCCACTGAGTCGTTTATTTCAGCAGCATCGTTCCAGGAGACTACGCGTGTCCTTACCGAGGCGGCTGTACGTGGCTCTAATGATTCGTTGATGGGCTTGAAAGAGAACGTGATCGTAGGGCGACTCATTCCGGCGGGTACCGGTTCTTCCTACCACAATGATCGGCAGCATCGTCGTCAGGGCGAAATGGAGATGGAAGCAGTGGAGGCACCGGTGGAGATGGGTGCTGACGAGGTCGCGGAGGCGATCAAACAGGCACTTAACACTGCCGATAGCTGA
- the rpsL gene encoding 30S ribosomal protein S12 has product MATINQLVRKPRKRKIEKSNVPALEASPQKRGVCTRVYTTTPKKPNSALRKVARVRLTNGYEVSSYIGGEGHNLQEHSVVLIRGGRVKDLPGVRYHVVRGSLDTSGVETRRQGRSKYGAKRPKS; this is encoded by the coding sequence ATGGCAACAATCAATCAATTGGTGCGCAAGCCTCGTAAGCGCAAGATAGAGAAAAGCAATGTGCCGGCCCTTGAGGCCAGCCCGCAGAAACGTGGTGTATGTACTCGTGTTTATACGACTACACCGAAAAAACCTAACTCTGCGCTGCGTAAGGTTGCTCGTGTGCGTCTAACCAATGGTTATGAGGTGTCAAGCTACATCGGTGGAGAAGGGCACAACCTGCAGGAGCACTCAGTAGTGCTGATTCGCGGTGGTCGTGTTAAGGATCTTCCTGGTGTGCGTTACCACGTGGTTCGCGGCAGCTTGGATACCTCGGGTGTTGAGACTCGTCGCCAGGGCCGTTCCAAATACGGTGCCAAGCGGCCTAAGAGCTGA
- the rpsG gene encoding 30S ribosomal protein S7: MSRRRVVAKREILPDPKFGSQLLAKFINMVMVDGKKSVAERIIYGALERMSEKGGNDPVEMLEKALENVRPMVEVKSRRVGGATYQVPIEVRQVRRNTLAMRWLIDAARKRSEKSMAFRLAGELSDAAESRGSAVKKREETHRMAEANKAFSHYRW, from the coding sequence ATGTCTAGAAGACGAGTTGTAGCGAAGCGTGAGATCCTGCCTGACCCTAAGTTTGGAAGTCAGCTGCTTGCCAAGTTTATTAATATGGTGATGGTTGACGGCAAGAAATCTGTTGCTGAGCGCATTATCTATGGTGCTCTCGAGCGCATGAGCGAAAAGGGCGGAAATGACCCTGTAGAGATGCTTGAGAAGGCGCTGGAAAATGTCCGTCCCATGGTTGAGGTTAAATCTCGCCGTGTTGGTGGTGCCACCTATCAAGTACCAATCGAGGTACGTCAGGTTCGCCGCAATACTCTGGCGATGCGCTGGTTGATTGATGCGGCACGCAAGCGTAGCGAGAAATCTATGGCTTTTCGTCTGGCAGGTGAGCTTTCTGATGCTGCCGAGTCGCGTGGTTCGGCTGTGAAGAAGCGTGAAGAAACCCATCGTATGGCGGAAGCCAACAAGGCCTTCTCTCACTACCGCTGGTAA
- the fusA gene encoding elongation factor G, with the protein MARSTPINRYRNLGIMAHIDAGKTTTTERVLYYTGVSHKIGEVHDGAATMDWMEQEQERGITITSAATTCFWSGMGKQFPEHRINIIDTPGHVDFTIEVERSLRVLDGACAVFCAVGGVEPQSETVWRQANKYGVPRIAFVNKMDRMGADFLRVVEQVRSRLGANPVPLQIAIGAEEDFEGVVDLIKMKGIVWDEASRGMKFEEQEIPAGLQELAEEWRENMLEAAAEASDELMERYLEEGDLSADEIRSGLRARTLANEITPMLCGSAFKNKGVQAVLDAVVEYMPSPVDVPAIKGILDDKDETEAERPSDDDAPFAALAFKIATDPFVGNLTFFRVYSGVLNSGDTVYNPVKGKKDRIGRILQMHANSREEIKEVRAGDIAAAVGLKDVTTGETLCALSDVITLERMEFPEPVIAVAVEPRTVADQEKMGVALSKLAHEDPSFRVSTDDESGQTIIAGMGELHLEIIVDRMKREFSVEANVGAPQVAYRETIRQRVEQEGKFVRQSGGRGQYGHVYLRIEPKEPGSGYEFVNEIVGGVVPKEYIPAVDKGVQEQMQNGVIAGYPMVDVKVTLFDGSYHDVDSNEMAFKIAGSMCFRDGVANAKPALLEPVMSVEVVTPEDYMGDVMGDLSSRRGVLQGMEDSPAGKQLKAEVPLSEMFGYATDLRSATQGRATYSMEFSKYNEVPASIAEAFAKKQ; encoded by the coding sequence GTGGCGCGTAGCACACCTATCAATCGCTATCGTAATCTTGGCATCATGGCTCACATTGATGCAGGGAAGACTACGACTACCGAGCGCGTGCTCTATTATACCGGCGTCTCGCATAAAATTGGCGAGGTGCACGACGGCGCCGCAACAATGGATTGGATGGAGCAAGAGCAGGAGCGTGGTATCACTATCACCTCTGCCGCCACTACCTGTTTCTGGAGTGGCATGGGTAAGCAGTTTCCTGAACACCGTATCAACATTATCGATACCCCAGGGCATGTCGACTTCACTATTGAGGTCGAGCGCTCGCTAAGGGTGCTTGATGGTGCTTGTGCGGTGTTTTGTGCTGTTGGGGGTGTGGAGCCGCAGTCTGAGACAGTATGGCGGCAGGCCAATAAATATGGTGTCCCGAGAATTGCGTTCGTCAATAAGATGGATCGCATGGGTGCTGACTTCTTGCGTGTCGTTGAGCAGGTGCGTAGCCGCCTAGGCGCCAATCCAGTGCCGCTGCAGATTGCAATTGGCGCGGAAGAAGATTTTGAGGGTGTTGTTGACCTGATCAAGATGAAGGGAATTGTCTGGGATGAGGCGTCCCGGGGTATGAAGTTTGAAGAGCAGGAAATTCCTGCTGGTCTGCAGGAGCTCGCCGAGGAGTGGCGGGAGAATATGCTCGAAGCTGCGGCTGAGGCGAGTGATGAGCTGATGGAGCGTTACCTCGAAGAGGGTGATCTCTCGGCTGATGAAATCAGGTCTGGTCTGCGTGCCCGTACGCTGGCTAATGAGATTACACCAATGCTGTGTGGCAGTGCCTTTAAGAACAAAGGCGTGCAGGCTGTGCTGGATGCTGTAGTCGAATATATGCCCTCTCCGGTAGATGTTCCTGCCATTAAGGGCATCCTGGATGACAAGGATGAGACTGAGGCCGAGAGGCCTTCTGATGACGATGCACCTTTTGCCGCGCTGGCGTTTAAAATCGCCACTGATCCTTTTGTAGGCAATTTAACTTTTTTTCGTGTATACTCCGGCGTCCTCAATTCGGGAGATACGGTCTACAACCCTGTTAAGGGCAAAAAAGACCGTATCGGCCGCATCCTGCAGATGCATGCCAACTCTCGTGAGGAGATTAAAGAGGTACGCGCTGGTGACATCGCTGCGGCAGTTGGCCTCAAGGATGTTACAACTGGAGAGACCCTCTGTGCGCTGAGTGATGTAATCACTTTGGAGCGAATGGAGTTTCCAGAGCCGGTGATCGCGGTAGCCGTTGAGCCGAGGACCGTTGCGGATCAGGAGAAGATGGGTGTCGCTCTCTCCAAGCTTGCGCACGAGGATCCTTCGTTCCGTGTCAGTACTGATGATGAGTCTGGACAGACGATTATCGCCGGAATGGGTGAGTTGCACCTGGAGATTATCGTTGATCGCATGAAGCGCGAGTTTAGCGTTGAGGCTAATGTGGGTGCACCACAAGTGGCTTACCGCGAAACGATACGCCAGCGTGTCGAGCAGGAAGGCAAGTTTGTACGTCAGTCCGGCGGCCGTGGCCAGTATGGGCACGTCTACCTGCGGATTGAGCCGAAAGAGCCGGGTAGCGGCTATGAGTTCGTAAACGAGATTGTTGGTGGTGTGGTTCCTAAGGAGTACATACCAGCGGTCGATAAGGGTGTCCAGGAGCAGATGCAGAACGGCGTTATTGCCGGGTACCCAATGGTTGATGTCAAGGTGACCCTGTTTGATGGTTCATACCACGATGTCGACTCTAACGAGATGGCGTTCAAGATTGCCGGCTCCATGTGTTTCAGAGATGGTGTGGCCAATGCCAAGCCCGCTCTGCTTGAGCCGGTTATGAGTGTCGAAGTTGTAACGCCCGAAGACTATATGGGTGATGTGATGGGCGACTTGAGCAGTCGCCGTGGAGTGCTGCAGGGTATGGAAGACTCCCCTGCAGGCAAGCAGCTTAAAGCTGAAGTGCCGCTCTCTGAGATGTTCGGTTACGCAACAGACTTGCGTTCTGCAACTCAGGGTCGTGCGACCTACAGCATGGAGTTTTCCAAGTATAACGAAGTCCCGGCAAGCATTGCCGAGGCTTTCGCCAAGAAACAGTAA
- the tuf gene encoding elongation factor Tu, giving the protein MSKEKFERTKPHVNVGTIGHVDHGKTTLTAAITKVMAEARGGEFKDYADIDNAPEERERGITIATAHVEYESEARHYAHVDCPGHADYVKNMITGAAQMDGAILVCSAADGPMPQTREHILLSRQVGVPYILVYMNKADMVDDEELIELVEMEIRELLDAYEFPGDDTPIVVGSALKALEGDTSDIGVPSIIKLVEEMDAYIPTPERDTEKPFLMPIEDVFSISGRGTVVTGRVERGIVHVSDEIEIVGIKDTTKTTCTGVEMFRKLLDQGEAGDNVGVLLRGTKREEVERGQVLAKPGSITPHTHFEAEVYVLSKDEGGRHTPFFNNYRPQFYFRTTDVTGACDLPEGVEMVMPGDNVKMQVKLIAPIAMEEGLRFAIREGGRTVGAGVVAKIIE; this is encoded by the coding sequence GTGTCCAAGGAAAAATTCGAACGTACAAAACCGCATGTAAACGTAGGCACCATTGGCCACGTTGATCACGGTAAGACCACGTTGACCGCAGCAATCACCAAAGTGATGGCTGAAGCTCGTGGCGGCGAGTTCAAAGACTACGCCGACATCGACAACGCCCCAGAAGAGCGTGAGCGCGGTATCACTATTGCTACCGCACACGTTGAGTACGAGTCTGAAGCTCGTCATTACGCTCACGTTGACTGCCCGGGACATGCTGACTATGTCAAGAACATGATCACCGGTGCGGCCCAGATGGACGGCGCTATTCTCGTCTGCTCCGCTGCTGACGGCCCCATGCCTCAGACCCGTGAGCACATCCTGCTGTCTCGCCAGGTTGGCGTCCCATACATCCTTGTTTATATGAACAAGGCAGACATGGTTGACGACGAAGAGCTGATTGAGCTGGTTGAGATGGAGATTCGCGAGCTGCTCGACGCCTACGAGTTCCCGGGTGACGACACACCGATCGTTGTTGGTTCAGCACTGAAAGCGCTGGAAGGCGACACCTCTGATATAGGTGTTCCCTCTATCATTAAGCTGGTTGAGGAGATGGATGCTTACATCCCGACACCTGAGCGTGATACCGAAAAGCCGTTTTTGATGCCGATCGAAGATGTCTTCTCGATCTCTGGTCGCGGTACGGTTGTTACCGGTCGTGTTGAGCGTGGCATTGTTCACGTCAGTGACGAGATCGAGATTGTTGGTATCAAAGACACCACCAAGACCACCTGTACCGGTGTTGAGATGTTCCGCAAGCTGCTGGATCAGGGTGAAGCGGGTGACAACGTGGGCGTACTGCTTCGTGGTACCAAGCGTGAAGAGGTTGAGCGTGGCCAGGTACTGGCGAAGCCGGGTAGCATCACCCCTCACACTCACTTCGAAGCCGAGGTGTATGTACTGAGCAAGGATGAGGGTGGTCGTCACACACCATTCTTCAATAACTACCGTCCGCAGTTCTACTTCCGTACAACGGATGTGACCGGTGCCTGTGACCTGCCCGAGGGCGTGGAGATGGTAATGCCGGGAGACAACGTGAAGATGCAGGTCAAGTTGATTGCACCGATCGCGATGGAAGAAGGTCTACGTTTTGCAATCCGCGAAGGCGGCCGTACTGTCGGCGCCGGCGTTGTTGCTAAGATCATCGAGTAA
- the rpsJ gene encoding 30S ribosomal protein S10 codes for MANQRIRIRLKAFDHRLIDQSAREIVDTAKRTGAQVHGPIPLPTKKERYTVLISPHVNKDARDQYEIRTHKRLMDIVDPTDKTVDALMKLDLATGVDVQIKLN; via the coding sequence ATGGCCAACCAGAGAATACGCATTCGACTGAAGGCTTTCGATCACCGTCTGATCGATCAGTCTGCACGTGAAATCGTAGATACCGCGAAGCGTACCGGTGCACAGGTTCACGGACCGATTCCGCTGCCGACCAAGAAAGAGCGCTACACCGTGTTGATTTCACCGCACGTAAACAAGGACGCTCGCGATCAGTACGAGATTCGCACCCATAAGCGTTTGATGGATATTGTCGATCCAACCGATAAAACGGTAGACGCATTGATGAAGCTGGACCTTGCAACCGGCGTTGATGTTCAAATCAAGCTGAACTGA
- the rplC gene encoding 50S ribosomal protein L3 — MAIGIVGRKVGMTRVFTEEGASVPVTVIEVAPNRVTQLRTEENDGYTAVQVTTGSRKSSRVNKAMAGHYAKAGVEAGRGIWEFRLAEGESEGIEIGGEINVGIFENGQIIDVRGTSKGKGFQGGVKRHNFTMQDATHGNSISHRAAGSIGQCQTPGRVFKGKKMAGQMGNVQCAAQNVEVVRVDVERNLLLVKGPVPGSRGGDVIVTPAIKMLNKG, encoded by the coding sequence ATGGCGATTGGAATTGTCGGACGCAAAGTAGGCATGACCCGAGTCTTCACTGAAGAGGGTGCTTCTGTACCTGTTACAGTGATAGAGGTAGCACCAAACCGGGTTACGCAACTGCGTACAGAAGAGAATGACGGCTACACTGCTGTCCAGGTAACCACCGGAAGCCGTAAAAGTTCCCGTGTCAACAAAGCGATGGCGGGTCACTATGCCAAGGCCGGTGTTGAAGCGGGCCGCGGTATCTGGGAGTTTCGTCTTGCTGAAGGTGAAAGTGAAGGTATCGAGATTGGTGGTGAAATCAACGTCGGTATTTTTGAAAACGGCCAGATCATTGACGTGCGCGGCACGAGCAAGGGTAAGGGTTTTCAGGGTGGCGTGAAGCGCCACAATTTCACAATGCAGGATGCTACACACGGTAACTCGATTTCACATCGTGCGGCGGGCTCAATTGGCCAGTGCCAGACTCCGGGACGTGTGTTCAAGGGTAAAAAGATGGCTGGGCAGATGGGTAACGTCCAGTGTGCTGCACAGAACGTTGAAGTTGTTCGTGTGGACGTAGAACGTAATCTCTTGTTGGTAAAGGGGCCTGTACCAGGCTCTCGTGGTGGTGATGTGATTGTCACCCCTGCCATCAAGATGCTGAACAAGGGGTAA
- the rplD gene encoding 50S ribosomal protein L4 — MDLNVQAGSGDAGTLQVSDDVFAAKFNEALIHQVVTAYMAGARSGSKAHKSRSEVSGGGAKPWRQKGTGRARAGTIRSPIWRSGGVTFAARPRSYEQKVNRKMYTGALRSILSELVRNERLVAVGDFTVEAAKTKELVSKLAGLDLNDVLIVAEQPDENLYLAARNLYGVGVCDVNEVDPVSLVGYEKVLITSGAVKKLEERLS, encoded by the coding sequence ATGGACCTCAATGTACAGGCAGGCAGCGGCGACGCAGGAACCCTACAGGTTTCTGACGACGTCTTTGCAGCAAAATTTAATGAAGCGCTGATTCATCAGGTTGTTACTGCTTACATGGCCGGGGCACGCTCCGGTAGTAAAGCGCACAAGAGCCGTTCTGAAGTCAGTGGTGGTGGCGCCAAGCCTTGGCGGCAGAAAGGCACTGGCCGGGCTCGCGCCGGTACGATTCGCAGCCCGATCTGGCGCAGCGGTGGTGTGACTTTCGCTGCACGCCCACGTAGCTATGAGCAGAAGGTCAACCGTAAAATGTACACCGGTGCATTGCGTTCGATTCTCTCTGAGCTGGTGCGCAATGAGCGTTTGGTTGCCGTCGGTGATTTCACTGTCGAAGCAGCAAAAACCAAAGAGCTGGTTTCAAAGCTTGCCGGTCTGGATCTCAATGATGTCCTGATCGTTGCGGAGCAGCCGGATGAGAATCTCTACCTGGCTGCGCGTAACCTCTACGGCGTCGGCGTATGTGATGTCAATGAAGTCGATCCTGTCAGCTTGGTAGGATACGAGAAAGTGTTGATCACCTCTGGCGCGGTTAAGAAGCTGGAGGAGCGTCTGTCATGA
- the rplW gene encoding 50S ribosomal protein L23 encodes MNKERLMQVLEGPVVSEKSTIAADAARQFVFKVVPDATKPEIKKAVELMFDVKVENVRVVNIKGKAKRFGAMMGRRNNVRKAYVKLAEGSDIDFGAGA; translated from the coding sequence ATGAATAAAGAGCGTTTGATGCAGGTCCTTGAAGGGCCGGTAGTGTCAGAAAAGAGCACGATCGCTGCAGATGCAGCCAGGCAGTTTGTATTCAAGGTAGTTCCTGATGCAACTAAGCCTGAGATCAAAAAGGCTGTAGAGCTGATGTTCGACGTAAAAGTAGAGAATGTTCGCGTAGTCAACATAAAGGGCAAGGCGAAACGTTTCGGCGCGATGATGGGTCGTCGTAACAACGTTCGCAAGGCTTACGTTAAGTTGGCTGAAGGCAGTGATATCGATTTTGGTGCAGGTGCCTAA